In Halosegnis marinus, one genomic interval encodes:
- a CDS encoding phage tail protein, whose protein sequence is MSGRRPKKGPDEPEEPNRHPRRPDGPFDGKKGGDRESVGDDPDPVEEGSEPTDGNAEETTKDDDAPPENDDTRDEERPPRTRPYPNVRFLLGIDGFPEAGFSACRVGGSGTEPLRYREGNEPLDYRLVPGTTTYEPVLLERGVGDAAALAGWRRLVEQGRMNEARRDVEVILLDEAGNPGPRWELRAAWPARYVAPDLDARDGDVAVETLELVHEGIERTGVE, encoded by the coding sequence GTGAGCGGGCGACGACCGAAGAAGGGCCCCGACGAGCCCGAAGAACCGAACCGGCACCCGCGGCGGCCCGACGGGCCGTTCGACGGGAAGAAGGGGGGCGACCGGGAGTCGGTCGGCGACGACCCCGATCCGGTCGAGGAGGGGTCCGAGCCGACCGACGGAAACGCGGAGGAGACGACGAAAGACGACGACGCGCCGCCCGAGAACGACGACACGCGCGACGAGGAGCGCCCGCCCCGGACGCGACCGTACCCGAACGTCCGGTTCCTGCTGGGGATAGACGGCTTCCCCGAGGCGGGCTTCAGCGCCTGTCGGGTGGGCGGCTCCGGGACCGAGCCCCTGCGCTACCGCGAGGGGAACGAGCCGCTCGACTACCGGCTCGTCCCCGGCACGACGACGTACGAGCCGGTCCTGCTGGAGCGGGGCGTCGGCGACGCGGCGGCGCTTGCCGGCTGGCGCCGGCTGGTCGAGCAGGGTCGAATGAACGAGGCGCGCCGCGACGTCGAGGTGATACTGCTCGACGAGGCGGGCAACCCCGGGCCGCGGTGGGAGCTACGGGCGGCGTGGCCCGCGCGCTACGTCGCGCCGGACCTCGACGCCCGCGACGGCGACGTGGCGGTAGAGACGCTCGAACTCGTCCACGAGGGCATCGAGCGGACCGGGGTGGAGTGA
- a CDS encoding 5' nucleotidase, NT5C type, producing MVPEPPATVLVDLDGTVCAQLPRACEYLDAEYGVSVAPADVDAWSWRVPGHDAHAHIGEVIVELMEERPEWFLGGLDPLPGVAEGMAALSDAGYEVHIATHRIPETHDVSKAWLADHGVEYDRFVHDVPANKGHLDGDALLDDYHGNVADALAAGKAGVLVRQPYSDPAACAGAHVVDGWDDVTDLFC from the coding sequence ATGGTTCCCGAGCCGCCGGCGACCGTCCTCGTCGACCTCGACGGGACGGTCTGTGCCCAGCTACCGCGCGCCTGCGAGTACCTCGACGCGGAGTACGGCGTCTCGGTCGCGCCCGCGGACGTCGACGCGTGGTCGTGGCGCGTCCCCGGCCACGACGCGCACGCCCACATCGGCGAGGTCATCGTCGAACTGATGGAGGAACGCCCGGAGTGGTTCCTCGGCGGCCTCGACCCGCTCCCCGGCGTCGCCGAGGGAATGGCCGCGCTCTCGGACGCGGGCTACGAGGTCCACATCGCCACCCACCGGATTCCCGAGACGCACGACGTGTCGAAGGCCTGGCTCGCCGACCACGGCGTCGAGTACGACCGGTTCGTCCACGACGTGCCCGCGAACAAGGGCCACCTCGACGGCGACGCCCTGCTCGACGACTACCACGGCAACGTCGCGGACGCGCTCGCCGCCGGGAAGGCGGGCGTCCTCGTCCGCCAGCCCTACTCCGACCCGGCGGCCTGTGCCGGCGCCCACGTCGTGGACGGGTGGGACGACGTGACCGACCTGTTCTGCTAG
- a CDS encoding DUF6360 family protein: protein MADRIMRVNAYTTLDLVDAEAEGHGFDEEALATVNVTSPRNSPTHVEFAMELDNTSLDTLPAHADRLRLTPDQARELAAALEEEAESVEAARD from the coding sequence ATGGCAGACCGCATCATGCGCGTGAACGCGTACACGACGCTCGACCTCGTGGACGCCGAGGCCGAGGGCCACGGCTTCGACGAGGAGGCGCTCGCGACGGTGAACGTCACCTCGCCGCGAAACAGTCCCACGCACGTCGAGTTCGCGATGGAACTCGACAACACCTCGCTCGACACGCTGCCCGCCCACGCCGACCGCCTCCGGCTGACGCCCGACCAGGCGCGCGAACTGGCCGCGGCGCTGGAGGAGGAGGCCGAGAGCGTCGAGGCGGCGCGCGACTAG
- a CDS encoding NifU family protein, with protein MSTESADGDDLRDRISNFLRRNFPQIQMHGGSAAIQDLDREAGSVTIQLGGACSGCGISPMTIQAIKSRMTKEIPEITTVHADTGMAAGGGDGMGGGNVSPSFPGETSGGSEDDEGPQAPF; from the coding sequence ATGAGCACGGAATCCGCTGACGGCGACGACCTGCGCGACCGCATCTCGAACTTCCTGCGGCGCAACTTCCCGCAGATCCAGATGCACGGCGGCAGCGCGGCCATCCAGGACCTCGACCGCGAGGCGGGCTCGGTCACCATCCAGCTCGGGGGCGCGTGTTCGGGCTGTGGCATCTCCCCGATGACCATCCAGGCCATCAAGTCCCGCATGACGAAGGAGATACCCGAGATCACGACGGTCCACGCCGACACCGGCATGGCCGCCGGCGGCGGCGACGGGATGGGCGGCGGCAACGTCTCGCCGTCGTTCCCCGGCGAGACCTCCGGCGGCAGCGAGGACGACGAGGGGCCGCAGGCCCCCTTCTGA
- a CDS encoding DUF5783 family protein has translation MTLDPETFEAEKYVEYFPKLQQAYKNAFSRMNEEYDSTLIHGIDQAVLNESEPFYEGDGEFRVELPPNPHERLDGVVVVEEETLDAVLSAYTEAIRAELRRVFDVQ, from the coding sequence ATGACGCTCGACCCGGAGACCTTCGAGGCGGAGAAGTACGTCGAGTACTTCCCGAAGCTCCAGCAGGCGTACAAGAACGCCTTCTCGCGGATGAACGAGGAGTACGACTCGACGCTGATCCACGGCATCGACCAGGCCGTGCTCAACGAGTCGGAGCCGTTCTACGAGGGCGACGGCGAGTTCCGGGTCGAGCTGCCGCCGAACCCCCACGAGCGGCTGGACGGGGTCGTCGTCGTCGAGGAGGAGACGCTCGACGCGGTGCTCTCGGCGTACACCGAGGCCATCAGGGCCGAACTCCGCCGGGTCTTCGACGTACAGTAG
- a CDS encoding single-stranded-DNA-specific exonuclease RecJ yields MSTAPVPEMADRAAACAERLRAAGRVLVASHIDADGLTSAAVADTALERAGIAHEQVFFKQLDAEAIASLAATDYDTVLFTDFGSGQLDDIAVHEERGDFVPVIADHHRPAEDADTEFHLNPLLFGINGARELSGAGAAYVLARALEGAGTDNRDLAATAVVGAVGDMQDSDGELTGANAALVAEGVESGALAEAKDLAVYGKQTRPLPKLLEYATDTYVPGISNSYSGAVDFLDGLDVDCRGDETEWKRWVDLTDGERQAVASALVRHAVKRGVPADKIERLVGTTYTLAHEPEGTELRDASEFSTLLNATARYDRADVGLAVCLGDRTGALETARKLLRTHRRNLSEGLNWVKREGVTDAGNVQWFDAGDEIRETIVGIVAGMSMGTSGVDRSKPVIAFAEESAEETKVSSRGTGALVRKGLDLSAVMGEASAAVGGGGGGHDVAAGATIPAGTEAEFVEHANRIVGEQLG; encoded by the coding sequence ATGAGTACGGCTCCGGTCCCCGAGATGGCCGACCGCGCCGCGGCCTGCGCCGAGCGCCTGCGGGCGGCCGGCCGCGTGCTGGTCGCCTCCCACATCGACGCCGACGGGCTGACGAGCGCGGCGGTCGCGGACACGGCGCTCGAACGCGCCGGCATCGCCCACGAGCAGGTGTTCTTCAAACAGCTGGACGCGGAGGCGATAGCGAGCCTCGCGGCGACCGACTACGACACCGTGCTGTTCACCGACTTCGGCTCCGGCCAGTTGGACGACATCGCCGTCCACGAGGAGCGGGGCGACTTCGTCCCCGTAATCGCGGACCACCACCGGCCGGCCGAGGACGCCGACACGGAGTTCCACCTGAACCCCCTGCTGTTCGGCATCAACGGCGCGCGGGAACTGTCGGGCGCGGGCGCGGCGTACGTCCTCGCGCGGGCGCTCGAAGGGGCGGGGACGGACAACCGCGACCTCGCGGCCACGGCCGTCGTGGGCGCGGTGGGCGACATGCAGGACTCCGACGGGGAACTGACGGGCGCGAACGCCGCGCTCGTCGCGGAGGGCGTCGAGTCCGGCGCGCTCGCGGAGGCGAAGGACCTCGCCGTCTACGGGAAACAGACCCGGCCGCTCCCGAAGCTGCTGGAGTACGCGACCGACACCTACGTCCCCGGCATCTCGAACTCCTATTCGGGCGCCGTGGACTTCCTCGACGGCCTCGACGTGGACTGCCGGGGCGACGAGACGGAGTGGAAGCGATGGGTGGACCTGACCGACGGGGAGCGACAGGCGGTGGCGAGCGCGCTGGTGCGCCACGCCGTCAAGCGGGGCGTCCCCGCCGACAAGATAGAACGGCTCGTCGGGACGACGTACACGCTGGCACACGAACCCGAGGGGACGGAACTGCGCGACGCCTCGGAGTTCTCCACGCTCCTGAACGCGACGGCCCGCTACGACCGCGCGGACGTGGGGCTCGCAGTGTGTCTCGGCGACCGGACCGGCGCGCTGGAGACCGCGCGGAAACTGCTGCGCACCCACCGCCGGAACCTCTCCGAGGGGCTGAACTGGGTGAAGCGCGAGGGCGTCACGGACGCGGGCAACGTCCAGTGGTTCGACGCGGGCGACGAGATACGCGAGACCATCGTCGGCATCGTCGCCGGGATGTCGATGGGCACCAGCGGCGTGGACCGCTCGAAGCCCGTCATCGCCTTCGCCGAGGAGAGCGCCGAGGAGACGAAGGTGTCCTCGCGCGGGACGGGCGCGCTCGTCCGGAAGGGGCTCGACCTCTCGGCGGTGATGGGGGAGGCGTCCGCGGCCGTCGGCGGCGGCGGGGGCGGTCACGACGTGGCCGCGGGGGCGACCATCCCGGCCGGCACGGAAGCCGAGTTCGTCGAACACGCGAACCGCATCGTCGGCGAGCAGCTGGGATAG
- a CDS encoding ABC transporter ATP-binding protein — protein sequence MTAIELSGVTKRFGDVVALRDLDMTVESGEVYGFLGPNGAGKSTTIDVLLDFVRPTEGEVSVLGHDARAESRAVRERTGVLPEGFDTYDRLTAREHVEFAVESKGSGEDPEALLDRVGLADAVDRKAGGFSKGMTQRLALAMALAGEPDLLVLDEPSTGLDPNGAREMRTIVREEAERGATVFFSSHVLGQVEAVCDRVGILRDGDLVAVDTVEGLREKSGAGTRLTVETEGVTDGAVEAAAAVAGVTEARAEGDRLVVSYEGDAKMEVVNAVEDAGATVTDFATAEASLEDVFAAYTEAER from the coding sequence ATGACCGCCATCGAGCTGTCGGGCGTCACCAAGCGGTTCGGCGACGTCGTCGCCCTCCGCGACCTCGACATGACCGTCGAGTCCGGGGAGGTGTACGGCTTCCTCGGGCCGAACGGGGCCGGCAAATCGACGACCATCGACGTGCTGCTCGACTTCGTCCGGCCGACCGAGGGCGAGGTCAGCGTGCTGGGCCACGACGCCCGGGCGGAGAGCCGCGCCGTCCGCGAGCGCACCGGCGTGCTCCCCGAGGGGTTCGACACGTACGACCGGCTGACGGCGCGCGAACACGTGGAGTTCGCCGTCGAGTCGAAGGGGAGCGGCGAGGACCCCGAGGCCCTGCTCGACCGCGTGGGCCTCGCCGACGCCGTCGACCGGAAGGCCGGCGGCTTCTCGAAGGGGATGACCCAGCGGCTGGCGCTCGCGATGGCGCTGGCGGGCGAACCGGACCTGCTCGTCCTCGACGAGCCCTCGACGGGACTGGACCCGAACGGGGCCCGCGAGATGCGGACCATCGTCCGCGAGGAGGCCGAGCGCGGCGCGACCGTCTTCTTCTCCAGCCACGTCCTCGGGCAGGTGGAGGCGGTCTGTGACCGCGTCGGCATCCTCCGCGACGGCGACCTCGTCGCCGTCGATACCGTCGAGGGCCTCCGCGAGAAGTCGGGGGCGGGCACTCGGCTCACCGTCGAGACGGAGGGCGTCACGGACGGGGCCGTCGAGGCGGCGGCGGCCGTCGCGGGCGTCACCGAGGCGCGCGCGGAGGGCGACCGCCTCGTCGTGAGCTACGAGGGCGACGCGAAGATGGAGGTGGTCAACGCCGTCGAGGACGCCGGCGCGACGGTGACCGACTTCGCGACCGCCGAGGCGTCGCTGGAGGACGTGTTCGCCGCCTACACGGAGGCCGAGCGATGA
- a CDS encoding ABC transporter permease subunit has product MTDLDPDSVRAVARKDFEDALRSRALLVVGAAFVVFFVGAAALFANQLGGGTVQGRQITSNSFLRGLSGVTRLLVPLTGAVVAYAAVVGERESGSLKLLLALPHSRLDVVVGKLLGRGAVVAVPVLLGLLAAVPAFSLAGVPLRPGDYLLFAFLTVLVGLVFVAVGLGASAAADSSRRAVVATFVPFAVFALVWGQVANRLATVAANQLSLGTRTVFEVYFLLRAANPLGAYEMVASNVGSPPVQLSFFSPPSRRTYVQQFGELPVYLTDGAFVAILLLWIVVPVALGYLAFERADL; this is encoded by the coding sequence ATGACGGACCTCGACCCCGACTCCGTGCGGGCGGTGGCGCGCAAGGACTTCGAGGACGCCCTCCGGTCGCGGGCGCTGCTCGTCGTCGGCGCGGCGTTCGTCGTCTTCTTCGTCGGCGCCGCGGCGCTGTTCGCGAACCAACTCGGCGGCGGCACCGTCCAGGGCCGGCAGATAACCTCGAACAGCTTCCTGCGCGGGCTCTCGGGCGTCACCCGCTTGCTCGTCCCGCTGACGGGCGCGGTGGTCGCGTACGCCGCCGTCGTCGGCGAGCGCGAGTCCGGGTCGCTGAAACTGCTGCTCGCGCTCCCGCACTCGCGGCTCGACGTGGTCGTCGGGAAACTGCTCGGGCGCGGCGCGGTGGTCGCCGTTCCCGTCCTGCTCGGATTGCTGGCGGCGGTGCCGGCGTTCTCGCTCGCCGGCGTCCCGCTCCGGCCGGGCGACTACCTGCTGTTCGCCTTCCTGACCGTGCTCGTGGGGCTGGTCTTCGTCGCCGTCGGGCTGGGCGCGAGCGCCGCGGCCGACTCCTCGCGGCGCGCCGTCGTCGCCACGTTCGTCCCCTTCGCCGTCTTCGCGCTCGTGTGGGGACAGGTCGCGAACCGCCTCGCCACCGTCGCCGCGAACCAGCTGTCGCTCGGCACCCGGACGGTGTTCGAGGTGTACTTCCTGCTCCGGGCGGCGAACCCCCTCGGCGCGTACGAGATGGTCGCCTCGAACGTCGGCTCCCCGCCCGTCCAGCTGTCCTTCTTCTCGCCGCCGTCGCGACGGACCTACGTCCAGCAGTTCGGAGAGCTCCCCGTCTATCTCACGGACGGCGCGTTCGTCGCTATCCTGCTCCTGTGGATAGTCGTGCCCGTCGCGCTCGGCTACCTCGCCTTCGAGCGCGCGGACCTGTAG
- a CDS encoding phosphoribosyltransferase family protein, with the protein MNRAEKAALQLRAVDVLRTLKETRTYDELAAETGLPAGDLNRYVNGHVLPGVERAEEIVAGVGRDTLEAELEARIERDADGYIDNSRVVFDQSLLDLVAPVAGEAFGFERPDVVLTAATDGITLAAAMAAHYGATVAYAKKSKETAVEEFIESRQRLASGIELTYYLPAEAIDAGDSVLVVDDLIRSGETQELLLDIADRAGADVAGVFALIAAGDEGIDRARDRVEAPVGALASL; encoded by the coding sequence ATGAACCGCGCAGAGAAGGCCGCGCTCCAGCTCCGGGCCGTCGACGTCCTGCGCACCCTGAAGGAGACGCGGACGTACGACGAACTCGCCGCCGAGACGGGGCTGCCGGCGGGCGACCTGAACCGCTACGTGAACGGCCACGTCCTCCCCGGCGTCGAGCGCGCCGAGGAGATCGTCGCCGGCGTCGGCCGCGACACGCTCGAGGCCGAACTCGAAGCGCGCATCGAGCGCGACGCCGACGGCTACATCGACAACTCGCGGGTCGTCTTCGACCAGTCCCTCCTCGACCTCGTGGCGCCCGTCGCCGGCGAGGCGTTCGGCTTCGAGCGCCCCGACGTGGTCCTGACGGCCGCGACGGACGGCATCACCCTCGCCGCGGCGATGGCCGCCCACTACGGCGCGACCGTCGCCTACGCGAAGAAGTCGAAGGAGACGGCCGTCGAGGAGTTCATCGAGTCGCGCCAGCGGCTCGCCTCGGGCATCGAACTCACCTACTACCTCCCCGCGGAGGCCATCGACGCCGGCGACTCGGTGCTCGTCGTGGACGACCTCATCCGCTCGGGCGAGACGCAGGAACTGCTGCTCGACATCGCCGACCGCGCCGGCGCCGACGTGGCGGGCGTGTTCGCGCTCATCGCGGCCGGCGACGAGGGTATCGACCGCGCCCGCGACCGCGTGGAGGCCCCGGTCGGCGCGCTCGCCTCGCTCTGA
- a CDS encoding NCS2 family permease, with protein MGIRETLGDYFGFAEHGTNLDREIRAGITTFLTMSYIVVVNPSIMTDQPGTEFLDGIAIEGLTAGQIEQKLAVITILSAFTATLIMALYANRPFAQAPGLGLNAFFAFTVVGSLGVPWQTALAAVFVEGIIFVLLTVAGVRKYVIEAFPEPVKFAVGAGIGAFLAIIGLEAMGIVVNDPATYITLGGVASDPVAILSVLGLFFTFALYARGVRGSIIIGILATTLAGVVVTFAGLVQPGVVASPAIQQGGFDAGALTSPDYDIRPLAGAFVSGLVGDPAANLDAFAFALVVFTFFFVDFFDTAGTLTGVGQAAGFLDENGDLPEIEKPLLSDGIGTTVGGMLGTSTVTTYIESATGVEEGGRTGMTALVVALLFLGSLAIVPLAAFIPLYASHIALVVVAVIMLGNLTDIQWDDVTHAAPAGMTVLIMPFTYNIGYGIAAGIITYPIVKAATGEFEDIRPLQVVLAALFVVYFVVRTGGVLSGIGN; from the coding sequence ATGGGCATCCGCGAGACCCTCGGCGACTACTTCGGGTTCGCCGAGCACGGGACGAACCTCGACAGGGAGATACGGGCGGGGATAACCACGTTCCTGACGATGAGCTACATCGTCGTGGTGAACCCCTCCATCATGACCGACCAGCCCGGCACGGAGTTCCTCGACGGCATCGCCATCGAGGGACTCACCGCCGGGCAGATAGAGCAGAAGCTCGCCGTCATCACCATCCTCTCGGCGTTCACGGCGACGCTCATCATGGCGCTGTACGCGAACCGGCCGTTCGCGCAGGCGCCCGGCCTCGGGCTGAACGCCTTCTTCGCGTTCACCGTCGTCGGGTCGCTCGGCGTCCCGTGGCAGACGGCGCTCGCGGCCGTCTTCGTGGAGGGAATCATCTTCGTCCTCCTGACCGTCGCCGGCGTCCGCAAGTACGTCATCGAGGCGTTCCCGGAGCCGGTGAAGTTCGCCGTCGGGGCCGGTATCGGCGCCTTCCTCGCCATCATCGGGCTGGAGGCGATGGGCATCGTGGTCAACGACCCGGCGACGTACATCACGCTCGGCGGGGTGGCGAGCGACCCCGTCGCCATCCTCTCCGTGCTGGGGCTGTTCTTCACCTTCGCGCTGTACGCCCGCGGCGTCCGCGGCTCCATCATCATCGGCATCCTCGCGACGACGCTCGCCGGCGTCGTCGTCACCTTCGCCGGCCTCGTCCAGCCGGGCGTCGTCGCCTCGCCCGCGATACAGCAGGGCGGCTTCGACGCCGGCGCGCTGACGAGCCCCGACTACGACATCCGGCCGCTCGCGGGCGCGTTCGTCTCCGGGCTCGTCGGCGACCCGGCCGCCAACCTCGACGCGTTCGCGTTCGCGCTCGTCGTGTTCACGTTCTTCTTCGTGGACTTCTTCGACACCGCGGGGACGCTCACCGGCGTCGGGCAGGCCGCGGGCTTCCTCGACGAGAACGGCGACCTCCCGGAGATAGAAAAGCCCCTGCTGTCGGACGGTATCGGCACCACGGTCGGCGGGATGCTCGGCACCTCGACGGTGACGACGTACATCGAGTCCGCAACCGGCGTCGAGGAGGGCGGCCGCACGGGGATGACGGCGCTCGTCGTCGCGCTGCTGTTCCTCGGGTCGCTCGCCATCGTCCCGCTCGCGGCCTTCATCCCGCTGTACGCCAGCCACATCGCGCTGGTCGTCGTCGCGGTCATCATGCTCGGCAACCTCACCGACATCCAGTGGGACGACGTGACCCACGCGGCCCCGGCGGGGATGACCGTCCTCATCATGCCGTTCACGTACAACATCGGCTACGGCATCGCGGCGGGCATCATCACCTACCCCATCGTGAAGGCCGCGACCGGCGAGTTCGAGGACATCCGGCCGCTGCAGGTGGTGCTGGCGGCGCTGTTCGTCGTCTACTTCGTCGTCCGCACGGGCGGCGTCCTCTCCGGTATCGGGAACTGA
- a CDS encoding succinylglutamate desuccinylase/aspartoacylase family protein: MTTLGTATAAPGEKAVGRLPVGEARDGSEVSLPVCVVNGEADGKTLYVQAVSDGDELNGLGVVRRVVPRLDPADLAGEVVVVGIVNWYGFQVAEHRNPIDDTKLNRAYPGDDNGTASERIAHATFSAAADADLALDLHQGSTSRMINETRVRCGRRHRLHRECLELAKTFDCGYVLDQKGPDGQLARAAPDEGVPTIDPELGGAVGFDEESVRLGVRGTMNVLTEYGFLPGEVESNEQVRAGGFDQYGSPAGGLVDFAADLKEEVSRGDTLFEVTDAFGTVKDTVTADGDGVFWRSRRLPQVATGEYVCSVATDIDSY; the protein is encoded by the coding sequence ATGACAACCCTCGGAACGGCCACGGCCGCCCCCGGCGAGAAAGCCGTGGGTCGCCTCCCGGTCGGCGAGGCCCGCGACGGCTCCGAGGTCTCGCTTCCCGTCTGTGTCGTCAACGGCGAGGCCGACGGGAAGACCCTCTACGTGCAGGCGGTATCGGACGGCGACGAACTCAACGGCCTCGGCGTCGTCCGCCGGGTCGTCCCGCGCCTCGACCCCGCCGACCTCGCGGGGGAGGTGGTCGTCGTCGGCATCGTGAACTGGTACGGCTTCCAGGTCGCCGAACACCGCAACCCCATCGACGACACGAAGCTGAACCGCGCGTATCCAGGCGACGATAACGGCACGGCGTCCGAGCGCATCGCGCACGCCACCTTCTCCGCGGCGGCCGACGCCGACCTCGCGCTCGACCTCCACCAGGGCTCGACCAGCCGGATGATAAACGAGACGCGCGTGCGGTGTGGCCGCCGCCACCGCCTCCACCGCGAGTGTCTCGAACTCGCCAAGACGTTCGACTGCGGCTACGTCCTCGACCAGAAGGGGCCGGACGGCCAACTCGCCCGCGCCGCGCCGGACGAGGGCGTCCCGACCATCGACCCGGAACTCGGCGGCGCGGTCGGCTTCGACGAGGAATCCGTCCGCCTCGGCGTCCGCGGGACGATGAACGTCCTCACGGAGTACGGCTTCCTCCCCGGCGAGGTCGAGTCGAACGAGCAGGTCCGCGCCGGCGGCTTCGACCAGTACGGCTCCCCCGCGGGCGGGCTGGTGGACTTCGCCGCCGACCTGAAGGAGGAGGTGAGCCGCGGCGACACGCTGTTCGAGGTGACGGACGCGTTCGGCACCGTCAAGGACACCGTCACCGCCGACGGCGACGGCGTTTTCTGGCGCTCCCGGCGGCTCCCGCAGGTCGCCACCGGCGAGTACGTCTGTTCGGTCGCCACGGACATCGACTCCTACTGA
- a CDS encoding pyridoxal-phosphate dependent enzyme, with protein sequence MLECSACGAAYEDRWRCTCGAPLDFADRPLPDGDPAVDATRGLWAFEEFLPTGPEVTLGEGFTPLTEGDPWDCEFKLEYVFPTGSFKDRGATTTLSLAAERGVERVVEDSSGNAGAAIATYAARAGIDASVYVPASVKPSKVRAVERAGAEVVRVEGSREAVTDACIAAVEAGEGWYASHAWNPAFFAGTATFAYEVAAQRDWTVPDAVVTPLGHGTLFLGAYRGFRALKDAGWTDSVPKLLGAQAAGYAPIAAERHGRGETTNEMADGIRIREPARKGQILDAIDATDGDAIALGEDRVREAYDRLHANGFYTEPTCAVAPAALDVYRERGVIAPDDDVVVPLTGSGMKT encoded by the coding sequence ATGCTCGAATGCTCCGCGTGCGGGGCCGCCTACGAGGACCGCTGGCGCTGCACCTGCGGCGCGCCGCTCGACTTCGCCGACCGCCCGCTCCCCGACGGCGACCCCGCCGTCGACGCGACCCGGGGGCTGTGGGCCTTCGAGGAGTTCCTCCCGACCGGTCCCGAGGTGACGCTCGGCGAGGGCTTCACCCCCCTCACCGAGGGCGACCCGTGGGACTGCGAGTTCAAACTGGAGTACGTCTTCCCGACGGGGTCGTTCAAGGACCGCGGCGCGACGACGACCCTCTCGCTCGCCGCCGAGCGCGGGGTCGAGCGCGTCGTCGAGGACTCCTCCGGGAACGCGGGCGCGGCCATCGCCACCTACGCGGCCCGCGCCGGCATCGACGCGAGCGTCTACGTCCCGGCCTCGGTCAAGCCCTCGAAGGTGCGCGCCGTCGAGCGCGCGGGCGCCGAGGTGGTCCGCGTCGAGGGGTCGCGCGAGGCCGTCACCGACGCCTGCATCGCGGCCGTCGAGGCGGGCGAGGGCTGGTACGCGAGCCACGCGTGGAACCCCGCGTTCTTCGCGGGCACCGCGACGTTCGCCTACGAGGTGGCCGCCCAGCGCGACTGGACCGTCCCCGACGCCGTCGTGACGCCGCTCGGGCACGGCACGCTCTTTCTGGGTGCCTACCGCGGCTTCCGCGCGCTGAAGGACGCGGGCTGGACCGACTCCGTCCCGAAGCTCCTCGGCGCACAGGCCGCCGGCTACGCGCCCATCGCCGCCGAACGCCACGGGAGAGGAGAGACGACGAACGAGATGGCGGACGGGATACGGATACGCGAACCGGCGCGGAAGGGACAGATACTCGACGCCATCGACGCCACGGACGGCGACGCTATCGCGCTCGGGGAGGACCGGGTCCGCGAGGCGTACGACCGCCTCCACGCGAACGGCTTCTACACGGAGCCGACGTGTGCCGTCGCGCCCGCGGCCCTCGACGTCTACCGCGAGCGCGGGGTCATCGCCCCGGACGACGACGTGGTCGTCCCGCTCACCGGGTCGGGGATGAAGACCTAG
- a CDS encoding ABC transporter substrate-binding protein, translating to MDVTVALDWTPNTNHAGFYVAADRGAYADAGLDVTLESPALDGYERTPARKVAEGEADFAVAPSESAVSYATLDRHDSLVAVAALVQGDTSAVAVLADSDIERPRDLDGATYASYGARFEDHIVAQLIRNDGGEGTFETVEPEMLGVPNTLLDGDADATWVFMPWEGVRARRDGIDLRGFGLSEYDVPYGYTPVLLAHPDTLDEHGDAVREFLAATAEGYEAAAADPEGAADTLCRIAEGPDLDDPEFVRESARELAPHYLADGEWGHMDGDRWARFVDWLRGAGVLDAAYDEGVAPPAPDDLYTNAYL from the coding sequence ATGGACGTGACCGTCGCGCTGGACTGGACGCCGAACACGAACCACGCCGGCTTCTACGTCGCCGCCGACCGGGGCGCGTACGCCGACGCGGGCCTCGACGTGACGCTCGAATCGCCCGCGCTCGACGGCTACGAGCGGACGCCAGCGAGGAAGGTCGCGGAGGGCGAGGCCGACTTCGCCGTTGCGCCCTCCGAGAGCGCCGTCAGCTACGCGACGCTCGACCGCCACGACTCGCTGGTCGCCGTCGCCGCGCTCGTCCAGGGGGACACGAGCGCCGTGGCCGTGCTGGCCGACTCCGACATCGAGCGCCCGCGCGACCTCGACGGGGCGACGTACGCCTCATACGGCGCGCGCTTCGAGGACCACATCGTCGCACAGCTGATACGCAACGACGGCGGCGAGGGGACCTTCGAGACGGTCGAACCGGAGATGCTCGGCGTACCGAACACGCTGCTCGACGGCGACGCCGACGCGACGTGGGTGTTCATGCCGTGGGAGGGCGTCCGCGCCCGCCGCGACGGCATCGACCTGCGCGGCTTCGGGCTGTCGGAGTACGACGTGCCCTACGGCTACACGCCCGTCCTGCTCGCGCACCCCGACACCCTCGACGAACACGGCGACGCCGTGCGCGAGTTCCTCGCCGCCACGGCCGAGGGGTACGAGGCGGCCGCCGCCGACCCGGAGGGGGCGGCCGACACCCTCTGTCGGATTGCCGAGGGCCCCGACCTCGACGACCCCGAGTTCGTCCGCGAGAGCGCCCGCGAACTCGCGCCGCACTACCTCGCCGACGGGGAGTGGGGCCACATGGACGGCGACCGCTGGGCCCGGTTCGTGGACTGGCTCCGCGGGGCCGGCGTCCTCGACGCGGCCTACGACGAGGGGGTCGCGCCGCCCGCGCCCGACGACCTGTACACGAACGCCTACCTCTAG